One part of the Halopenitus persicus genome encodes these proteins:
- a CDS encoding glycosyltransferase encodes MRIGFFTDSYFPGIDGVTYTIRAWRERLEERGHEVYVIYPASSHEPDDHEIPVRSFPNPFYDQYRFPTYRRLSTLPDLDVVHCHGPASTGIMGRRYAKKTGAKSVYTHHTPVEDYLVQGLKLPSLAAVASRLYVAYENRFLRSFDCVTASTSRIRRDVEPRKLPVGIEMDTFRPQSDRLFSTDDPVIGYSGRMTAKKNVDEILRLADDTPDYRFVLVGEGPEREPLERAAPENVTFRDFLPRAELPTFYSSVDVFLTASTCDTLGLSTLEANACGTPVAAADVPPFDETIGNANGARFAYGDVDDMKRAVEDCLRHDADTRDAVRRFSITRTIDELERIYEVTD; translated from the coding sequence ATGAGGATCGGGTTCTTCACTGACAGCTACTTCCCCGGAATCGACGGCGTGACGTACACGATCCGGGCCTGGCGCGAGCGCCTCGAGGAGCGTGGCCACGAGGTGTACGTTATCTACCCGGCAAGCAGCCACGAGCCGGACGACCACGAGATCCCCGTCAGGTCGTTCCCGAACCCGTTCTACGACCAGTACCGGTTCCCGACCTACCGGCGGCTGTCGACGCTGCCGGACCTGGACGTCGTCCACTGTCACGGGCCCGCCTCGACCGGAATCATGGGACGGCGGTACGCGAAGAAGACGGGCGCGAAATCGGTCTACACGCATCACACGCCCGTCGAGGATTACCTCGTGCAGGGGCTCAAACTCCCGTCCCTCGCCGCCGTCGCGTCCAGGCTGTACGTGGCCTACGAGAACCGGTTCCTCCGCTCGTTCGACTGCGTGACCGCCTCGACCTCACGGATCCGGCGGGACGTGGAGCCCCGGAAGCTCCCCGTCGGCATCGAGATGGATACCTTCCGGCCGCAGTCGGACCGACTGTTCTCGACCGACGACCCCGTCATCGGCTACAGCGGCCGGATGACCGCCAAGAAGAACGTCGACGAGATCCTCCGGCTGGCGGACGACACCCCTGACTATCGGTTCGTGCTCGTGGGCGAGGGGCCGGAGCGGGAGCCGCTGGAGCGGGCGGCCCCGGAGAACGTGACGTTTCGGGACTTCCTGCCGCGCGCGGAGTTGCCGACGTTCTACTCGTCGGTCGACGTGTTCCTCACGGCCTCGACGTGTGACACCCTCGGGCTGTCGACCCTCGAGGCGAACGCCTGCGGCACGCCGGTGGCGGCGGCCGACGTCCCGCCGTTCGACGAGACGATCGGGAACGCAAACGGCGCCCGGTTCGCGTACGGGGACGTCGACGACATGAAGCGAGCCGTCGAGGACTGTCTGCGTCACGACGCGGACACGCGGGACGCGGTTCGACGGTTCTCGATCACGCGGACCATCGACGAGCTCGAACGGATCTACGAGGTGACCGACTGA
- a CDS encoding DUF2070 family protein yields the protein MGADNVDVFQRMVFSLPSLKVQIPALVALSLLYSFGMRLAFTVFTPIRLSIPLVLVAGSLVFLVPFLVAGELFHQVLPRYPRSWSYFLALFNQFVLFIHGLILSGADTTGNAWSIVWLAFITVHVTNVLVLLISTGIEYYKRILVVSSVQTALLIAVFYLFVGGALGIERYRHAFSLASVAIAAVFVVLILLAVEYLIKSNTDVSAFTLTSGLLRNDRESLDLGFEAEPHVQTLTIDNGDRLRLAAPWIHPGPLGGFGGGQLSGTVISELNRDGTGFFLHVPCTHEEDLADPEDAEKVLEAVADPEGTGHASTLVHRDYGEIEFFGRRFDGQTIVFLHAEHIDDYDTGVFMRDVERSDVLLVDLHKHDIQEGPEKEVQYGTAEADRLKRYFDDFLETLDDAPLHDYSAGFDVHLGDQDLLAMVEVVDGERTLLMGIDTNGVTADIRDLEAAYREEFDHVLLFSTDTHASIHDLANMTRSNVDAMRRAVAAATDDVAPATIGLTSRTTRPLQLLKNDYNGLVFSVNILIRLTIISLFLFYFVLIVWMF from the coding sequence ATGGGCGCCGACAACGTGGACGTCTTCCAGCGGATGGTCTTCAGCCTGCCGTCGCTGAAGGTACAGATCCCCGCACTCGTCGCCTTGAGCCTGCTGTACAGCTTCGGAATGCGCCTCGCGTTCACCGTCTTCACCCCCATCCGGCTGTCAATCCCGCTCGTGCTCGTCGCGGGATCGCTCGTGTTCCTCGTTCCGTTCCTGGTTGCGGGCGAGCTCTTCCACCAGGTGTTACCCCGGTATCCGCGCTCCTGGAGCTACTTCCTTGCGCTGTTCAACCAGTTCGTCCTGTTCATCCACGGACTCATCCTTTCGGGAGCTGACACCACCGGAAACGCCTGGAGCATCGTCTGGTTGGCGTTCATCACCGTCCACGTGACCAACGTCCTGGTGTTGCTGATATCGACCGGGATCGAGTATTACAAGCGGATCCTGGTCGTTTCCTCGGTACAAACGGCGCTGCTGATCGCCGTCTTCTACCTGTTCGTCGGCGGCGCCCTGGGCATCGAGCGGTACAGGCACGCCTTCAGCCTCGCGTCGGTGGCCATCGCCGCCGTCTTCGTCGTGTTGATCCTCCTGGCCGTGGAGTACCTGATCAAGAGCAACACCGACGTCTCGGCGTTCACGCTCACGTCCGGGCTGTTACGAAACGACCGGGAGTCGCTCGATCTCGGCTTCGAGGCCGAGCCACACGTCCAGACCCTGACGATCGACAACGGCGACCGCCTGCGGCTGGCCGCCCCGTGGATCCACCCGGGTCCGCTCGGCGGGTTCGGCGGCGGTCAGCTGAGCGGCACCGTTATCTCCGAACTGAACCGGGACGGAACCGGGTTCTTCCTGCACGTTCCCTGCACGCACGAGGAGGACCTGGCCGACCCCGAGGACGCCGAGAAGGTTCTGGAGGCGGTTGCGGACCCCGAGGGCACCGGCCACGCGTCGACGTTGGTGCATCGGGACTACGGGGAGATCGAGTTCTTCGGTCGCCGGTTCGACGGGCAGACGATCGTCTTCCTCCACGCCGAGCACATCGACGACTACGACACGGGTGTGTTTATGCGGGACGTCGAGCGGTCGGACGTGCTCCTCGTGGACCTCCACAAACACGACATCCAGGAGGGGCCCGAAAAGGAGGTCCAGTACGGCACCGCCGAGGCGGACCGGCTGAAGCGGTACTTCGACGACTTCCTCGAGACCCTGGACGACGCCCCGCTGCACGACTACAGTGCAGGATTCGACGTCCACCTCGGCGACCAGGACCTGCTGGCGATGGTCGAGGTCGTCGACGGCGAGCGCACCCTCCTGATGGGCATCGACACGAACGGCGTCACGGCCGACATCCGGGACCTCGAGGCGGCGTACCGCGAGGAGTTCGACCACGTCCTGCTGTTCTCGACGGACACGCACGCCTCCATCCACGACCTGGCGAACATGACGCGATCGAACGTCGACGCGATGCGGCGCGCGGTTGCGGCCGCAACCGACGACGTCGCGCCGGCGACCATCGGCCTGACGAGCCGGACGACGCGGCCGCTACAGCTCCTCAAAAACGACTACAACGGGCTGGTCTTCAGCGTCAACATCCTCATCCGGCTGACGATCATCTCCCTGTTTTTGTTCTACTTCGTCCTGATCGTCTGGATGTTCTGA
- a CDS encoding FAD-dependent oxidoreductase has product MALEPEVLVVGGGATGVGVVRDLALRGVDVTLVDRDGLCAGTTGRSHGLLHSGARYADSDPEGATECLAESRTLRRIAGVCVRETGGLFLELADDDPAYFDAKRAACESVGIPVDVVDPTIVRDRVPDLSADAERAMRVPDAVVSPSRLVAATALDADRHGATIHTHAPLESLTVRDGAVTEARVGGRVDDVIRPDYVVNAAGAWAGSVAELAGVTVAMQPTRGVMVSVAYDGLGPVLNRCRTPADGDIVVPHREEVVLGTTSVPVRDPDDYETPQREVETTIAECAAMLPAVAERPIVRRWWGVRPLYAPDEVDRGGRGISRGFVRIDHAADGVANLATIVGGKLTTHRLMAESTADLVCDRLGVDAPCRTAERELPATDDPDRLDRAVAVFDGAGPADADVIDTP; this is encoded by the coding sequence ATGGCGCTCGAACCGGAGGTGCTCGTGGTCGGCGGCGGCGCGACCGGCGTCGGCGTCGTCCGCGACCTGGCGCTGCGGGGCGTGGACGTGACCCTCGTCGACCGGGACGGGCTCTGCGCCGGGACCACGGGTCGGTCACACGGCCTGCTCCACAGCGGCGCGCGCTACGCCGACTCGGACCCCGAGGGCGCGACGGAGTGTCTCGCGGAGAGTCGGACCCTCCGCCGGATAGCCGGCGTTTGCGTCCGCGAGACGGGTGGCCTCTTTCTCGAGCTTGCGGACGACGACCCGGCCTACTTCGACGCCAAGCGGGCGGCCTGCGAGTCGGTCGGGATCCCGGTCGACGTCGTCGACCCGACGATCGTGCGCGACCGCGTGCCGGATCTGTCCGCCGACGCCGAGCGTGCGATGCGCGTGCCCGACGCGGTCGTCTCACCCTCGCGGCTGGTCGCCGCGACCGCCCTCGACGCGGATCGGCACGGCGCGACGATCCACACGCACGCGCCCCTCGAGTCGCTGACCGTCCGGGACGGCGCGGTGACGGAAGCCCGCGTCGGCGGCCGGGTCGACGACGTGATCCGGCCCGACTACGTCGTGAACGCCGCGGGTGCGTGGGCGGGATCGGTCGCCGAACTGGCGGGCGTAACCGTCGCGATGCAGCCGACACGCGGGGTGATGGTGTCCGTCGCTTACGACGGTCTCGGCCCCGTGTTGAACCGCTGTCGAACCCCCGCCGACGGCGACATCGTCGTCCCGCACCGGGAGGAGGTCGTGCTCGGGACCACGAGCGTTCCCGTCCGCGACCCGGACGACTACGAAACGCCACAGCGGGAGGTCGAGACGACGATCGCCGAATGCGCCGCGATGCTGCCGGCGGTCGCCGAGCGCCCGATCGTTCGTCGGTGGTGGGGCGTTCGCCCGCTGTATGCCCCCGACGAGGTCGACCGCGGCGGTCGGGGGATCTCGCGGGGATTCGTTCGGATCGACCACGCCGCCGACGGCGTGGCCAACCTCGCAACGATCGTCGGCGGGAAGCTGACCACGCACCGGCTGATGGCGGAATCGACAGCCGACCTCGTCTGTGACCGGCTCGGCGTCGACGCCCCCTGTCGGACCGCCGAGCGTGAGCTGCCCGCCACGGACGATCCGGATCGTCTCGACCGTGCCGTCGCCGTCTTCGACGGCGCGGGACCGGCTGACGCGGACGTGATCGACACGCCGTAG
- a CDS encoding GNAT family N-acetyltransferase: protein MEIRAATPNDVEAIRSVARASMTDSYGHAVAESVLSRSVDEWYDAEELAADVSARRTVFPVAVVDDEVVGFAESYVVDRRERVGEIDWLHVHPDHRGAGIGHRLLAHVEEALRDRDVDRIEGRVLEANESGTRFYEEESYDHAGDEDITIDRETFRERIYTKRLGEERPARETKTYTDDQGSELYVEFERGERGSNGPFFPAYRDPDHEERYGYVCGNCEGIDVAVDTMDRLECLDCGNRRKPARWDAAYL, encoded by the coding sequence ATGGAGATCCGAGCGGCCACGCCGAACGACGTCGAGGCGATCCGGTCGGTCGCGCGCGCATCGATGACCGATTCCTACGGTCACGCGGTCGCGGAGTCGGTGCTCTCGCGGTCCGTCGACGAGTGGTACGACGCGGAGGAGCTGGCCGCGGACGTCTCCGCCCGACGAACCGTGTTTCCGGTCGCGGTGGTCGACGACGAGGTCGTCGGGTTCGCGGAGAGCTACGTCGTCGACCGACGCGAGCGCGTGGGCGAGATCGATTGGCTCCACGTCCATCCCGACCACCGCGGTGCCGGGATCGGCCATCGGCTGCTCGCCCACGTCGAGGAGGCGCTTCGGGACCGGGACGTCGACCGGATCGAGGGGCGGGTGCTCGAGGCGAACGAGTCCGGAACGCGCTTTTACGAGGAGGAGAGCTACGACCACGCCGGGGACGAGGACATCACGATCGATAGGGAGACGTTCCGCGAGCGGATCTACACGAAGCGGCTCGGCGAGGAGCGTCCCGCCCGCGAGACGAAGACGTACACCGACGACCAGGGATCGGAGCTCTACGTCGAGTTCGAACGCGGCGAACGGGGGTCGAACGGACCGTTCTTCCCGGCGTACCGCGACCCGGACCACGAGGAGCGGTACGGCTACGTCTGCGGAAACTGTGAGGGGATCGACGTCGCGGTGGACACGATGGACCGCCTCGAGTGCCTCGACTGCGGGAACCGTCGCAAGCCCGCGCGCTGGGACGCCGCATATTTATAA
- a CDS encoding HD domain-containing protein produces MGVEIKESRVPDGEFEEMKSFVHDYLAASVESETDGGRMRWYPWHSAEYRFNHILNVVAIATRIARAEGADLDVVRVAALFHDVAKLEVDQDVHAEAGARIAREYLRNRGEYPESFIEEVTRSIEDHSYQGDLSNVSLESQCLMEADLLDKVGANGAALMLLRMGYEARTHMDAAKMVDRVLERGRDHADRVRSETAESIAHQRLKRVKWFREWLEAEVAEMDPEGVTDR; encoded by the coding sequence GTGGGCGTTGAAATAAAGGAATCCCGGGTTCCGGACGGCGAGTTCGAGGAGATGAAGTCGTTCGTCCACGACTACCTCGCCGCCAGCGTCGAAAGCGAGACGGACGGCGGCCGGATGCGGTGGTACCCCTGGCACTCGGCGGAGTACCGATTCAACCACATCCTCAACGTCGTCGCCATCGCGACGCGGATCGCTCGGGCGGAGGGCGCCGACCTCGACGTCGTTCGCGTGGCCGCGCTGTTTCACGACGTGGCCAAGCTGGAGGTCGACCAGGACGTCCACGCCGAGGCTGGCGCCCGGATCGCCCGGGAGTACCTCCGGAACCGGGGCGAGTATCCCGAATCGTTCATCGAGGAGGTCACCCGGTCGATCGAGGACCACTCCTACCAGGGTGACCTCTCGAACGTCTCCCTGGAGTCACAGTGTCTGATGGAGGCGGACCTGCTCGACAAGGTCGGAGCCAACGGGGCCGCGCTGATGCTGTTGCGGATGGGCTACGAGGCGCGGACGCACATGGACGCCGCCAAGATGGTCGACCGCGTGCTCGAGCGCGGTCGCGACCACGCCGACCGAGTCCGGTCGGAGACCGCCGAGAGCATCGCCCACCAGCGGCTCAAGCGCGTGAAGTGGTTCCGCGAGTGGCTCGAGGCCGAGGTGGCGGAGATGGACCCCGAGGGCGTCACCGACCGCTGA
- the proS gene encoding proline--tRNA ligase, which produces MTDDEQELGITESKSHNTGDWYAEVVRKAGLASYGPEGMSGFIVTRPRGYALWEAVQNALDAEFKDTGVQNAYFPVFIPESYLEREKDVVEGFDPEVAWVTQGGHEQLEERLAVRPTSESIIAPYISQWVRSHRDLPMRVNQWCSVVRWEATETKPFFRTKEFLWQEGHTAHETDEGAWEETMLRLDQYESLYEDVLAIPVLRGQKPSHDAFPGAKTTTTVEALMPDGKSVQGATSHHLGQSFAEAFDITFSDAAEEERVAHTTSWGVSWRCLGALIMTHSDEQGLVLPPTVAPTQVVVVPIWQSDTREEVLEYAEGVTADLEEAGISVELDDRDERNPGFKFNEHELNGVPIRIEIGPNEVDDGEITLVHRPDGESVVEDRDDVADTVERHFDEVYAKLYAAAEETLDGAVREADDRAEILGTLGRHGGYVETPWCGEEACEEEIKEQIAAEIVMVPFEDDDDLIGTDHGETCGVCGDPAERTAYFAKSY; this is translated from the coding sequence ATGACCGACGACGAGCAGGAACTCGGGATCACCGAGTCCAAATCACACAACACCGGCGACTGGTACGCCGAGGTCGTGCGGAAGGCGGGGCTGGCGAGCTACGGGCCCGAGGGAATGAGCGGGTTCATCGTGACCCGCCCGCGCGGCTACGCGCTCTGGGAGGCGGTCCAGAACGCGCTCGACGCGGAGTTCAAGGACACGGGGGTGCAGAACGCCTACTTCCCGGTGTTCATCCCCGAGTCGTACCTGGAGCGCGAGAAGGACGTCGTCGAGGGGTTCGACCCGGAAGTCGCCTGGGTCACCCAGGGCGGCCACGAACAGCTCGAGGAGCGACTGGCGGTGCGGCCGACCTCCGAGTCGATCATCGCGCCCTACATCTCCCAGTGGGTCCGGAGCCACCGCGACCTCCCGATGCGCGTGAACCAGTGGTGCTCGGTCGTCCGGTGGGAGGCCACCGAGACGAAGCCGTTCTTCCGCACGAAGGAGTTCCTCTGGCAGGAGGGCCACACGGCCCACGAGACGGACGAGGGGGCTTGGGAGGAGACGATGCTGCGGCTCGACCAGTACGAGTCGCTCTACGAGGACGTCCTCGCGATCCCCGTGTTGCGCGGCCAGAAGCCCTCCCACGACGCGTTCCCGGGTGCGAAGACGACGACGACCGTCGAGGCGCTGATGCCGGACGGCAAGTCGGTTCAGGGCGCGACCTCCCACCACCTCGGGCAGTCGTTCGCCGAGGCGTTCGACATCACGTTCTCGGACGCGGCGGAGGAGGAGCGGGTCGCACACACCACCTCCTGGGGCGTCTCCTGGCGCTGTCTCGGGGCGCTCATCATGACCCACTCGGACGAGCAGGGGCTCGTGCTGCCGCCGACGGTGGCCCCCACGCAGGTCGTCGTCGTCCCGATCTGGCAGTCCGACACGCGCGAGGAGGTCCTCGAGTACGCCGAGGGCGTCACGGCCGACCTGGAGGAGGCGGGCATCAGCGTCGAGCTCGACGACCGCGACGAGCGCAATCCCGGCTTCAAGTTCAACGAACACGAGCTCAACGGCGTCCCGATCCGGATCGAGATCGGCCCGAACGAGGTCGACGACGGGGAGATCACCCTCGTGCACCGGCCCGACGGCGAGAGCGTCGTCGAGGATCGGGACGACGTCGCCGACACGGTCGAGCGCCACTTCGATGAGGTCTACGCCAAGCTGTACGCCGCCGCCGAGGAGACTCTCGACGGCGCGGTCCGGGAGGCCGACGACCGCGCGGAGATCCTGGGGACGCTCGGCCGCCACGGCGGCTACGTGGAGACGCCGTGGTGCGGCGAGGAGGCCTGCGAGGAGGAGATCAAAGAGCAGATCGCCGCCGAGATCGTGATGGTCCCCTTCGAGGACGACGACGACCTGATCGGGACGGACCACGGGGAGACCTGCGGCGTCTGCGGCGACCCCGCCGAGCGGACGGCCTACTTCGCGAAGTCGTACTGA